From one Thalassobaculum sp. OXR-137 genomic stretch:
- the tcuA gene encoding FAD-dependent tricarballylate dehydrogenase TcuA produces MAEYDVVVVGAGNAALSAAMAARENGASVLILEKAREEEKGGNSYFTAGGFRFCHTGIDDAATDVLVDLSEAEREQIVLPSHDRQTFYDNLMKVTRHQSDEDMAWILIDGSRPAMAWLREHRIRFIPMFGRQSFMVDGKHHFYGGVNIEAVGGGAGLIEMELAEVARMGCEIRYGTGATKLIHDKHRKITGIEVFGPNGYEEITTDAVILACGGFESNPEMRVRYLGPGWDLCRVRGTRHNMGDGIRMALDMGARPYGNWSGCHSVGWDISAPPYGDYSVLDNFQKHSYPWGIMVNMNGERFVNEGEDVRNHTYVKFGRAIMSQPYRTAVQIFDQKTIPLLRDEYRIREVTKVTADTIEDLAKQLEIAPDALKKTVDEFNAACKPGKFNPSVLDGVTTEGLAINKTNWALPINEGPFEAYVTTTGITFTFGGLKINDKGEVQDMQDQTIPGLYAAGELVGGLFVENYPGGSGLMAGTVFGRLAGNSAAAYTGAGASAAAAE; encoded by the coding sequence ATGGCGGAGTATGATGTGGTCGTGGTCGGCGCCGGCAATGCGGCGCTGTCGGCGGCGATGGCGGCGCGCGAGAATGGCGCCAGCGTCCTGATCCTGGAAAAAGCCCGGGAGGAGGAGAAAGGCGGCAACTCCTACTTCACCGCCGGCGGATTCCGCTTCTGCCATACCGGCATCGACGATGCGGCCACCGACGTGCTGGTCGACCTGTCGGAGGCCGAGCGCGAGCAGATCGTCCTGCCATCGCATGACCGCCAGACCTTCTACGACAACCTCATGAAGGTCACCCGGCACCAGTCCGACGAGGACATGGCGTGGATCCTGATCGACGGCTCCCGCCCGGCCATGGCCTGGCTGCGCGAGCACCGCATTCGGTTCATCCCGATGTTCGGCCGCCAGTCCTTCATGGTCGACGGCAAGCATCACTTCTACGGCGGCGTGAACATCGAGGCGGTCGGCGGCGGCGCCGGCCTGATCGAGATGGAACTGGCCGAGGTCGCGCGCATGGGCTGCGAGATCCGCTACGGCACCGGCGCCACCAAGCTGATCCACGACAAACACCGCAAGATCACCGGCATCGAAGTGTTCGGCCCGAACGGCTACGAGGAGATCACCACCGACGCGGTGATCCTGGCCTGTGGCGGTTTCGAGTCCAATCCGGAGATGCGCGTGCGTTATCTCGGCCCGGGATGGGACCTCTGCCGGGTCCGCGGCACCCGCCACAACATGGGCGATGGCATCCGCATGGCGCTCGACATGGGCGCCCGCCCCTACGGCAACTGGTCGGGCTGCCACTCGGTCGGCTGGGACATTTCCGCCCCGCCCTATGGCGACTACTCGGTGCTCGACAACTTCCAGAAGCACTCCTACCCCTGGGGCATCATGGTCAACATGAACGGCGAGCGCTTCGTCAACGAGGGCGAGGACGTGCGCAACCACACCTATGTGAAGTTCGGCCGCGCCATCATGAGCCAGCCCTATCGCACGGCGGTGCAGATCTTCGACCAGAAGACCATCCCGCTGCTGCGCGACGAGTACCGGATCCGCGAGGTCACCAAGGTGACCGCCGACACCATCGAGGATCTGGCGAAACAGCTCGAGATCGCGCCGGACGCGCTGAAGAAGACGGTCGACGAGTTCAACGCCGCCTGCAAGCCGGGCAAGTTCAATCCGTCGGTGCTGGACGGCGTGACGACCGAGGGTCTGGCGATCAACAAGACCAACTGGGCCCTGCCGATCAACGAGGGGCCGTTCGAGGCCTACGTCACGACGACGGGCATCACCTTCACCTTCGGCGGCCTGAAGATCAACGACAAGGGCGAGGTCCAGGACATGCAGGACCAGACCATCCCCGGCCTCTACGCGGCGGGCGAGCTGGTCGGCGGTCTGTTCGTGGAGAACTACCCGGGCGGCAGCGGGCTGATGGCCGGCACCGTCTTCGGCCGCCTCGCCGGCAACAGTGCCGCCGCCTATACCGGCGCCGGCGCCTCGGCCGCGGCGGCCGAGTAA
- a CDS encoding LysR family transcriptional regulator, protein MDYLLKEIAVFVRIIELGSFRAAAEDLNLTQSALTQRLKKLEEAVGVRLIERTTRTVAPTVVGSSFLPVAKRMLVQFEQSMEDLNTLIRARTGQVTIASLISVATYVLPGALKRFSEAHPNVSVRIFDDPEQEIVGRVRRGEAEFGIDMETAERDPEIEVTPLLEDRYVLVFHPDYPGVPDGAVAWADLAELPLVTYGARSGTNRLMHDRLAGLPRTGKWRYEVQHLSTLLGLVRAGLGVGIVPTLAMAGQEEGGLLQRPLVAPDMRRTIVLVQRRGAELSPAAEILKAYTVEACRRFAEAG, encoded by the coding sequence ATGGATTATCTGCTCAAGGAAATCGCCGTCTTCGTCCGGATCATCGAGCTCGGCAGCTTCCGGGCGGCGGCCGAGGATCTGAACCTGACCCAGTCGGCCTTGACCCAGCGGCTGAAGAAGCTGGAGGAGGCGGTGGGGGTGCGGCTGATCGAACGCACCACCCGCACGGTGGCGCCGACTGTGGTGGGTTCAAGCTTCCTGCCGGTGGCCAAGCGCATGCTGGTGCAGTTCGAGCAGTCCATGGAGGACCTCAACACCCTGATCCGGGCGCGGACCGGCCAGGTGACCATCGCCAGCCTGATCTCGGTGGCGACCTATGTGCTGCCCGGCGCGCTGAAACGGTTCAGCGAGGCGCATCCCAATGTCAGCGTGCGGATCTTCGACGATCCGGAGCAGGAGATCGTCGGACGGGTGCGTCGGGGCGAGGCGGAGTTCGGCATCGACATGGAGACGGCCGAGCGGGATCCGGAAATCGAGGTGACCCCACTGTTGGAGGACCGCTACGTGCTGGTCTTCCACCCGGACTATCCCGGCGTGCCGGACGGGGCCGTGGCTTGGGCTGACCTCGCGGAGCTGCCGCTGGTGACCTATGGCGCGCGCAGCGGCACCAATCGGCTGATGCACGACCGGCTCGCCGGCCTGCCGCGCACCGGCAAGTGGAGATACGAGGTGCAGCACCTGTCGACGCTGCTCGGCCTGGTGCGGGCCGGGCTGGGCGTGGGGATCGTGCCGACGCTCGCCATGGCGGGGCAGGAGGAGGGCGGCCTGCTGCAGCGTCCCCTGGTGGCGCCGGACATGCGGCGCACCATCGTGCTGGTTCAGCGACGGGGTGCGGAACTGTCCCCGGCGGCGGAGATCCTGAAAGCCTATACTGTCGAGGCCTGTAGGCGGTTCGCAGAGGCCGGTTAG
- a CDS encoding FAD-dependent oxidoreductase, translating to MSKTLPQHASAVIIGGGIAGCSVAYHLAKAGWKDVVLLERKQLTSGTTWHAAGLIAQLRATKNMTRLSKYSQELYYGLEAETGAATGFRRNGSITVALTEERREEIFRQASMANAFGVEVEQIDTVRLGELYPHLNLDGVTGAVHLPKDGQGDPGNIALALAKGARMNGAAIFEHVKVTAVTETTSGGRRAVSGVTWKDAEGETGTIATDHVVNCAGMWACEVGRMSGVNVPLQACEHFYIVTDTIPQLGQLPTLRVPDECSYFKEDAGKLLLGAFEPVAKPWGMAGIPEDFCFDQLAEDFDHFEPILEKAVARVPLLESAGIHTFFNGPESFTPDDMYHLGAAPEIRGYFVAAGFNSIGIQSAGGAGMALAHWMEHGHPPFDLSDVDIRRMQPFTNNRTYLYERAKETLGLLYADHFPYRQKATARGLRRSPFHDALVARGAVMGEFSGWERANWFATPSQEQEYRYSWGRQNWFNNAAAEHKAIREHVGLYDMTSFGKIVVDGRDAEAFLNHVCGGDMSVPVGRIVYTQFLNERGGIEADVTVNRLSERRYLVVTPAATLIRELDWLARHQGDYAVSCVDVTASEAVLAVMGPKARDLMRTLCPSHNWSNDAHPFGTAHTVELGLGHARAHRVSYVGELGWELYTPTDQAAHAFERIRDVADGFDAKLCGLHAMDSLRIEKAFRHFGHDITEEDHVVEAGLGFAVKTAKPAFIGRDAVLKRKEDGLRSRLVQFRLTDPEPLLHHAEPILRDGELAGYLTSGNYGHTLGAAIGLGYVACPGEDAASVLASRYEIEIAGRRVPAEASLKPMYDPKSERMKA from the coding sequence ATGAGCAAGACCCTTCCCCAGCATGCCAGCGCCGTCATCATCGGCGGCGGCATCGCCGGGTGCTCCGTGGCCTATCACCTGGCCAAGGCCGGCTGGAAGGACGTGGTCCTGCTGGAGCGCAAGCAGCTCACCAGCGGCACCACCTGGCACGCGGCGGGCCTGATCGCCCAGCTCCGCGCCACGAAGAACATGACGCGGCTCTCGAAATACTCCCAGGAGCTCTATTACGGGCTGGAGGCGGAGACCGGGGCCGCCACCGGCTTCCGGCGCAACGGTTCCATTACCGTCGCGCTGACCGAAGAGCGCCGCGAGGAGATCTTCCGCCAAGCCTCCATGGCCAATGCCTTCGGCGTCGAGGTCGAGCAGATCGACACTGTCCGGCTGGGCGAGCTGTACCCCCACCTGAACCTCGACGGGGTGACCGGTGCCGTCCATCTGCCGAAGGACGGCCAGGGCGATCCGGGCAACATCGCGCTGGCGCTGGCCAAGGGCGCGCGGATGAACGGTGCCGCGATCTTCGAGCATGTGAAGGTCACCGCCGTCACCGAGACCACCTCCGGAGGCCGCCGGGCGGTCTCCGGCGTGACCTGGAAGGATGCCGAGGGCGAGACCGGCACGATCGCCACCGACCATGTCGTGAACTGCGCCGGCATGTGGGCCTGCGAGGTCGGGCGCATGAGCGGGGTCAACGTGCCCCTGCAGGCCTGCGAGCATTTCTACATCGTCACCGACACCATCCCGCAGCTCGGCCAGCTCCCGACCCTGCGGGTGCCGGACGAATGCTCCTATTTCAAGGAGGATGCGGGCAAGCTGCTGCTCGGCGCCTTTGAGCCGGTGGCCAAGCCCTGGGGCATGGCGGGCATCCCGGAAGACTTCTGCTTCGACCAGCTCGCCGAGGATTTCGACCATTTCGAGCCGATCCTGGAAAAGGCGGTCGCCCGCGTCCCGCTGCTGGAGAGCGCCGGCATCCATACCTTCTTCAACGGGCCGGAGAGCTTCACCCCGGATGACATGTACCACCTCGGGGCCGCTCCCGAGATCCGCGGCTATTTCGTCGCCGCCGGGTTCAATTCCATCGGCATCCAGTCGGCCGGCGGCGCCGGCATGGCGCTGGCCCATTGGATGGAACACGGCCACCCGCCCTTCGATCTCTCCGATGTCGATATCCGGCGGATGCAGCCCTTCACCAACAACCGGACCTATCTCTATGAGCGGGCGAAGGAGACCCTGGGCCTGCTCTATGCCGACCACTTCCCCTACCGGCAGAAGGCGACGGCCCGCGGCCTACGCCGCTCGCCGTTCCATGACGCCCTGGTGGCGCGCGGCGCGGTGATGGGCGAGTTCAGCGGGTGGGAGCGCGCCAACTGGTTCGCCACCCCGAGTCAGGAGCAGGAATACCGCTACTCCTGGGGCCGGCAGAACTGGTTCAACAACGCTGCCGCCGAACACAAGGCGATCCGCGAGCATGTCGGGCTCTACGACATGACCTCCTTCGGCAAGATCGTGGTCGACGGCCGCGATGCCGAGGCCTTTCTCAATCACGTCTGCGGCGGCGACATGTCGGTGCCGGTCGGGCGCATCGTCTACACACAGTTCCTCAACGAGCGCGGCGGGATCGAGGCGGACGTGACGGTCAACCGGCTGTCGGAGCGGCGCTATCTGGTCGTCACCCCGGCCGCAACCCTGATCCGCGAGCTGGACTGGCTGGCCCGACATCAGGGCGACTACGCGGTGTCCTGCGTCGACGTGACGGCGTCCGAGGCGGTGCTGGCGGTGATGGGACCGAAGGCGCGCGACCTGATGCGGACCCTCTGCCCGTCCCATAACTGGTCGAACGACGCCCACCCGTTCGGCACCGCGCACACGGTCGAACTGGGCCTCGGCCATGCCCGCGCCCACCGGGTCTCCTATGTCGGCGAACTGGGCTGGGAGCTGTACACCCCGACCGACCAGGCCGCCCATGCCTTCGAGCGCATCCGGGATGTGGCTGACGGCTTCGACGCGAAGCTCTGCGGCCTGCACGCCATGGACTCTCTGCGCATCGAGAAGGCGTTCCGCCATTTCGGTCACGACATCACCGAGGAGGATCATGTGGTCGAGGCCGGGCTCGGCTTCGCGGTGAAGACGGCCAAACCCGCCTTCATCGGTCGAGACGCGGTGCTGAAGCGCAAGGAGGACGGGCTGCGATCCCGGCTGGTCCAGTTCCGCCTGACCGACCCGGAGCCGTTGCTGCACCATGCGGAGCCGATCCTGCGGGACGGCGAACTGGCCGGCTACCTGACCTCTGGCAATTACGGCCATACCCTGGGTGCGGCCATCGGCCTCGGCTATGTCGCATGCCCAGGGGAGGACGCCGCCTCGGTTCTGGCCTCACGCTACGAGATCGAGATCGCCGGACGACGGGTGCCGGCAGAAGCCTCGCTGAAGCCGATGTACGACCCGAAATCGGAGCGCATGAAGGCCTAA
- a CDS encoding oligopeptide/dipeptide ABC transporter ATP-binding protein yields the protein MSANVLEARDLKVHFPLAGGQAVHAVDGVDLDIALGVAFGLVGESGSGKTTVAMACARLTDITEGSVSLAGRDITRLGGRALKEARRDIQVVFQDPYASLNPRERARDIVRRPMDLMGIGSPAERADRVDALFATVGLRPEQKDLFPHQFSGGQRQRIGIARALATSPKLLVCDEPVSALDVAIQAQILNLLGRLKAELGLSYLFISHDLAVVQHLCDRIAVMYLGRIVETGSRSQLFSRPMHPYTHALISAVPSPHSIGASTRIRLKGDPPSPISPPDGCRFAGRCAFALEHCRTVTPTLTDAGGGHAVACHRAGDPEVVAAREMLLNPAPAV from the coding sequence ATGAGCGCCAACGTGCTGGAGGCCCGCGATCTGAAGGTCCATTTCCCGCTCGCCGGCGGACAGGCGGTGCACGCGGTGGACGGCGTGGATCTCGATATCGCGCTGGGCGTCGCCTTCGGGCTGGTCGGCGAGAGCGGGTCGGGCAAGACCACCGTCGCCATGGCCTGCGCCCGCCTTACCGACATCACCGAGGGCAGCGTGAGTCTGGCCGGGCGGGATATCACCCGTCTCGGGGGCCGCGCCCTGAAGGAAGCCCGCCGGGATATCCAGGTGGTGTTCCAGGACCCCTACGCCTCCCTCAACCCGCGCGAACGGGCCCGGGACATCGTGCGCCGGCCGATGGATCTGATGGGCATCGGCAGCCCCGCCGAACGCGCCGACCGAGTCGACGCGCTGTTCGCCACGGTCGGGCTTCGGCCGGAGCAGAAGGACCTGTTCCCGCACCAGTTTTCCGGCGGCCAGCGCCAGCGCATCGGCATCGCCCGGGCCTTGGCAACATCGCCCAAGCTTCTGGTCTGCGACGAGCCGGTCTCCGCCCTCGACGTGGCGATCCAGGCGCAGATCCTGAATCTGTTGGGTCGGCTGAAGGCCGAACTCGGCCTCTCCTACCTGTTCATCAGCCACGACCTTGCCGTGGTCCAGCACCTCTGCGACCGGATCGCGGTGATGTATCTGGGCCGGATCGTGGAGACCGGCTCTCGGTCCCAGCTCTTCTCCCGGCCGATGCATCCCTATACCCACGCGCTGATCTCCGCCGTGCCGTCGCCGCATAGCATCGGCGCCTCCACGCGCATCCGGCTGAAGGGCGACCCGCCCAGCCCGATCTCCCCGCCGGACGGCTGCCGCTTCGCCGGCCGATGTGCTTTCGCGCTGGAGCACTGCCGCACCGTCACGCCGACCCTGACCGACGCCGGCGGTGGCCACGCCGTCGCCTGCCACCGCGCCGGCGATCCGGAGGTGGTCGCCGCGCGCGAAATGCTGCTGAATCCGGCTCCGGCCGTTTAA
- a CDS encoding ABC transporter ATP-binding protein, with amino-acid sequence MTSPLLSVRDLEIVFRIDGQDVPVVRDLSFDLEAGETLGIVGESGCGKSITALSLLGLVPNPPGRVSKGQILLNGEDLTQASERRLNEIRGNEISMVFQEPMTSLNPVFTIGEQIAETARVHFGLSRKAAWGRAVEMLTQVGIPSPEKRAHDYPHQLSGGMRQRVMIAMALVCEPKILIADEPTTALDVTVQAQIFDLFQALQETFGAAIILITHDIGVVAQMTDRVMVMYAGRKIEEGPVSSFIRDPRHPYTRGLISCIPHLVLPPPEVPEPLFEIPGVVPSARELGMAGCAFAPRCAQAHDRCTAETPALFPVAPERAAACWLEAEGGR; translated from the coding sequence ATGACCAGCCCCCTGCTCTCCGTCCGCGACTTGGAGATCGTCTTCCGCATCGACGGCCAGGACGTGCCGGTGGTGCGCGACCTGTCCTTCGATCTGGAGGCGGGCGAGACCCTGGGCATCGTCGGCGAGTCCGGCTGTGGGAAGAGCATCACCGCCCTCTCCCTGCTCGGCCTGGTACCGAACCCGCCGGGCCGGGTCTCCAAGGGTCAAATCCTGCTCAACGGCGAGGATCTGACCCAGGCAAGCGAGCGGCGGCTGAACGAGATCCGCGGCAACGAGATCTCCATGGTCTTCCAGGAACCGATGACCTCGCTGAACCCGGTCTTCACCATCGGCGAGCAGATCGCCGAGACCGCCCGGGTGCATTTCGGCCTGTCGCGCAAGGCGGCCTGGGGCCGGGCGGTGGAGATGCTGACCCAGGTCGGGATCCCCTCGCCGGAGAAACGGGCGCACGACTATCCGCACCAGCTTTCCGGCGGCATGCGCCAGCGGGTGATGATCGCCATGGCCCTGGTCTGCGAGCCGAAGATCCTGATCGCCGACGAGCCGACCACCGCCCTCGACGTGACCGTGCAGGCGCAGATCTTCGACCTGTTCCAGGCGCTGCAGGAGACCTTCGGCGCGGCCATCATCCTGATCACCCACGATATCGGCGTGGTGGCGCAGATGACCGACCGGGTCATGGTCATGTATGCCGGGCGCAAGATCGAGGAAGGTCCGGTCTCTAGCTTCATCCGCGACCCCCGCCATCCCTATACGCGCGGGCTGATCTCCTGCATCCCGCACCTCGTCCTGCCGCCGCCGGAGGTGCCGGAGCCGCTGTTCGAGATTCCCGGCGTGGTCCCGAGCGCCCGTGAGCTGGGCATGGCCGGCTGCGCCTTCGCCCCGCGCTGCGCCCAGGCGCACGACCGCTGCACCGCCGAAACACCCGCGCTGTTCCCGGTCGCCCCCGAGCGCGCCGCCGCCTGCTGGCTGGAAGCGGAGGGCGGACGATGA
- a CDS encoding ABC transporter permease: MSDAQPLAVAAIPEPVSPSRQAWRMFRQNHAAVFGLLVLIVILLVSAVGPSLYTVAPDEMVWMPLTPPGESEYLLGTDYLGRDLLAGLINGGRVTISVGLAAAVITIVIGVTIGAMAGFFGGWVDTLLMRITEFFQVLPNLLFAMVVVMLFSPTLLNISIAIGVVSWTSTARLARAEFLRLREMEFVRAERSIGAGNARLIWKVILPNAAPPLIVVAALSTGTAILFEAGLSFLGLSDPNSMSWGRMIGDNRPYILDSSWGVAIPGAAIFLTVLAISLIGDGLNDAFNPKLRQR, translated from the coding sequence ATGAGCGACGCCCAGCCCCTCGCCGTCGCCGCGATCCCCGAGCCGGTCTCGCCCTCGCGCCAAGCCTGGCGGATGTTCCGCCAGAACCATGCAGCAGTATTCGGCCTGCTGGTGCTGATCGTTATCCTGCTGGTCTCGGCGGTCGGCCCCTCCCTCTACACCGTGGCGCCGGACGAGATGGTCTGGATGCCGCTGACCCCGCCGGGCGAGTCCGAGTACCTGCTCGGCACCGATTATCTGGGCCGCGATCTGCTGGCCGGGCTGATCAATGGCGGGCGGGTGACGATTTCCGTCGGTCTCGCCGCCGCCGTGATCACCATCGTCATCGGCGTCACCATCGGCGCGATGGCCGGGTTCTTCGGCGGCTGGGTCGACACCCTACTGATGCGCATCACCGAGTTCTTCCAGGTGCTGCCGAACCTGCTCTTCGCCATGGTCGTGGTGATGTTGTTCTCCCCGACCCTGCTGAACATCTCCATCGCCATCGGCGTGGTGTCCTGGACCTCGACCGCCCGCCTCGCCCGGGCGGAGTTCCTGCGGCTGCGCGAAATGGAGTTCGTGCGGGCCGAGCGCTCGATCGGCGCCGGCAACGCAAGGCTGATCTGGAAGGTGATCCTGCCCAACGCCGCCCCGCCGCTGATCGTGGTGGCCGCCCTCAGCACCGGCACCGCCATCCTGTTCGAGGCGGGCCTGTCCTTCCTCGGCCTGAGCGATCCGAACTCCATGAGCTGGGGCCGGATGATCGGCGACAACCGGCCCTACATCCTCGACAGCTCCTGGGGCGTTGCCATTCCGGGAGCCGCCATCTTCCTCACCGTGCTGGCGATCAGCCTGATCGGCGACGGGCTGAACGACGCCTTCAACCCGAAGCTGAGGCAGCGCTGA
- a CDS encoding ABC transporter permease, whose product MLLQTLRKSANAAALLLAVLVLNFAMIHLAPGDPVETLVGEMGGSTPELIAQLRQSMGLDRPLYVQIALYVGNVLQGDFGHSYYYDQPVLDLILARIGPTLLLVVTALFSATVIGTLLGVFSAQRRSSWLSHLVTVLSLAGFSAPVFWVGIMLILLLSVAVPIFPIAGMSDALGSESTLGYVLDVARHLVLPALTLGLIYLAFYSRLSRASMLEVLGSDYVRTARAKGLPRRLVIYKHALRNAILPVVTFAGLQFGQVISGAVLVETVFAWPGLGTLAFDSILRRDTPTLLGILFFSALMVVVMNLATDLVYRRIDPRIKTR is encoded by the coding sequence GTGCTGCTGCAGACCCTGAGAAAGAGCGCGAATGCCGCCGCCCTTCTCCTGGCGGTGCTGGTGCTCAACTTCGCCATGATCCACCTCGCACCGGGCGATCCGGTGGAGACGCTGGTGGGCGAGATGGGCGGGTCGACGCCGGAACTGATCGCGCAGCTGCGCCAGTCCATGGGCCTCGACCGGCCGCTCTACGTCCAGATCGCGCTCTATGTCGGCAACGTGCTGCAGGGCGATTTCGGCCATTCCTACTATTACGACCAGCCGGTGCTCGACCTGATCCTCGCCCGGATCGGCCCGACCCTCCTGCTCGTCGTCACCGCCCTGTTTTCCGCCACGGTGATCGGCACCCTGCTCGGCGTGTTCTCCGCCCAGCGCCGGTCGTCCTGGCTGAGCCATCTGGTCACCGTCCTGTCCCTCGCCGGGTTTTCCGCACCGGTGTTCTGGGTCGGGATCATGCTGATCCTGCTGCTGTCGGTAGCGGTCCCAATCTTTCCCATCGCCGGGATGTCCGACGCCCTGGGCTCTGAGAGCACGCTGGGCTATGTCCTGGATGTCGCCCGCCACCTGGTGCTGCCGGCGCTGACCCTGGGGCTGATCTACCTCGCCTTCTACAGCCGGCTGTCGCGCGCCAGCATGCTGGAGGTGCTGGGCTCCGACTACGTGCGCACGGCGCGGGCCAAGGGCCTGCCGCGCCGCCTGGTGATCTACAAGCACGCCCTGCGCAATGCGATCCTGCCGGTGGTGACCTTCGCCGGGCTGCAGTTCGGTCAGGTGATCTCGGGCGCGGTGCTGGTGGAGACGGTCTTCGCCTGGCCCGGCCTCGGCACGCTGGCCTTCGACAGCATCCTGCGCCGGGACACGCCGACGCTGCTCGGCATCCTGTTCTTCTCAGCGCTGATGGTCGTCGTGATGAACTTGGCTACCGACCTCGTGTATCGCCGTATCGACCCGAGGATCAAAACCCGATGA
- a CDS encoding ABC transporter substrate-binding protein: MGLTFMKGLAGMKGLAGLAPMAVAAVLALAPAAHAEPKAGGTLTSFTSGFRSLNPAVQSGSATGMPGSQIFAGLIQVGADYTIEPYLATSWSVADDQLSVTFTLVEGAAFHDGQPITSEDVKFSLETTKANHPFGKAMFGHVAAVETPDAATVVFKLDQPVPGLLLSLQPLLMPILPKHVYGDGQELKQHPRNMENVVGSGPFKVEENNPAERLVLVKNENFFVKDRPYLDRIVFPVVKDPLTRVLMLEKGEIDLAPFSGVRPTDAKRLEAARGVNITTDGYGAIGYIHYLELNLRNKPFSDPKVRHALALAIDTDFLAKVIFGGRTVPGTGPLHTGNPFYSPDVPGFARDMEKAGAMLDEAGYPVGADGTRFSFTLDVPSWAIQAHVPMAEYIQATLKKLNIGVELRRAPDFGTWVKRIAAFDYEATMNGSFNYPDPTIGVHRHFACDNIRNVIWANTQGYCDPAMDEMLAAAAVETDIEARKAVYAKIQRKAVEDLVFIYMPQDFTATVYSDRVGNLPSTPFGALAPWYDVYLND; this comes from the coding sequence ATGGGATTGACGTTCATGAAGGGACTGGCCGGCATGAAGGGACTGGCCGGCCTCGCCCCCATGGCGGTGGCCGCCGTTTTGGCGCTGGCGCCCGCCGCACATGCCGAGCCGAAGGCCGGGGGGACGCTGACCTCCTTCACCTCGGGCTTCCGCAGCCTCAACCCGGCGGTGCAGTCCGGGTCGGCCACGGGCATGCCCGGCTCGCAAATCTTCGCCGGCCTGATCCAGGTGGGCGCCGACTACACGATCGAGCCGTACCTGGCGACATCCTGGTCGGTCGCCGACGACCAGCTCTCGGTCACCTTCACCCTGGTGGAGGGCGCGGCGTTCCATGACGGCCAGCCGATCACCTCGGAGGACGTGAAGTTCTCCCTGGAAACGACGAAGGCGAACCACCCCTTCGGCAAGGCCATGTTCGGCCATGTCGCCGCGGTCGAAACCCCGGACGCGGCCACGGTGGTGTTCAAGCTGGACCAGCCGGTGCCGGGCCTGCTGCTGTCGCTGCAGCCCTTGCTGATGCCGATCCTGCCGAAGCATGTCTATGGCGACGGCCAGGAACTGAAGCAGCACCCACGCAACATGGAGAACGTGGTCGGCTCCGGCCCGTTCAAGGTCGAGGAAAACAACCCGGCTGAACGTCTGGTGCTGGTGAAGAACGAAAATTTCTTCGTCAAGGACAGGCCGTATCTCGACCGCATCGTCTTCCCGGTGGTGAAGGACCCGCTGACCCGCGTCCTGATGCTCGAGAAGGGTGAAATCGACCTCGCCCCCTTCTCCGGCGTGCGCCCGACCGACGCCAAGCGTCTCGAAGCCGCCAGGGGCGTGAACATCACGACCGACGGCTACGGCGCCATCGGCTATATCCACTATCTTGAGCTCAACCTGCGCAACAAGCCGTTCAGCGATCCGAAGGTCCGCCACGCGCTGGCGCTCGCCATCGACACCGACTTCCTGGCCAAGGTGATCTTCGGCGGCCGCACGGTGCCGGGCACGGGTCCACTGCATACGGGCAACCCGTTCTACTCGCCGGACGTCCCGGGCTTCGCCCGCGACATGGAGAAGGCCGGGGCCATGCTGGACGAGGCGGGATATCCCGTCGGCGCCGACGGCACCCGCTTCTCCTTCACCCTGGACGTGCCGAGCTGGGCGATCCAGGCGCATGTGCCGATGGCCGAGTACATCCAGGCGACCCTGAAGAAGCTGAACATCGGCGTCGAGCTGCGCCGGGCTCCCGACTTCGGCACCTGGGTGAAGCGCATCGCCGCGTTCGACTACGAGGCGACCATGAACGGCTCGTTCAACTACCCGGACCCGACCATCGGCGTGCACCGGCACTTCGCCTGCGACAACATCCGGAACGTGATCTGGGCGAATACCCAGGGCTATTGCGACCCGGCGATGGACGAGATGCTGGCGGCGGCCGCGGTGGAGACCGATATCGAGGCGCGCAAGGCGGTCTATGCCAAGATCCAGCGCAAGGCCGTGGAGGATCTGGTGTTCATCTACATGCCGCAGGATTTCACCGCGACGGTGTATTCCGACCGGGTCGGCAACCTGCCCAGCACGCCGTTCGGTGCCCTGGCGCCCTGGTACGACGTCTACCTGAACGACTGA